In the Gammaproteobacteria bacterium genome, one interval contains:
- a CDS encoding cation:proton antiporter, which yields MAEPGSIPQILITFGGLFMLGLLADIAGRRTPLPRVTLLLVAGFVIGPSVLDWLPPFTEQWFPVLTDIALAMIGFLLGQNMTRKRIHELGRPVIAMSLGEVTMTVLLVFSVLALFGVSLEVALLLAGIAPATAPAATIDVVHEYRARGRFTDTLLGIVSIDDAWGLLAFSLLLATAQALTGQGGTLDSILYGAREIGGAVLLGVALGLPMAYLTGRVRPGEPTQAEALGLVLLAAGIAEWLQVSYILTAMVMGLTVANLARHHQRPFRAIEGIEWPFLILFFLLAGAALHVQALAQAGLLAAGYIGLRVAGRLLGTRLGGRLSGADPTIRRWIGLALLPQAGVAIGMALLASQRFPEFKDVILPVVLGATVFFEVTGPVMTRWTLARVGDIGHGARK from the coding sequence ATGGCTGAGCCGGGCTCCATCCCCCAGATCCTCATCACCTTTGGTGGCCTGTTCATGCTCGGCCTGCTGGCTGACATCGCGGGGCGCCGCACCCCGCTGCCGCGGGTTACCCTGCTGCTGGTGGCGGGCTTCGTCATCGGACCTTCCGTGCTGGACTGGCTGCCACCATTTACCGAGCAGTGGTTTCCGGTCCTCACCGACATCGCACTGGCCATGATCGGCTTCCTGCTGGGCCAGAACATGACCCGCAAGCGTATCCACGAACTCGGCCGCCCGGTGATCGCCATGTCCCTCGGTGAGGTCACCATGACCGTGCTGCTGGTATTCTCGGTGCTTGCCTTGTTCGGAGTATCCCTGGAGGTGGCCCTGCTACTCGCCGGCATCGCCCCCGCCACCGCCCCGGCGGCCACCATCGACGTCGTCCACGAGTACCGGGCCCGAGGGCGTTTCACCGATACCCTGCTCGGCATCGTCTCCATCGATGACGCCTGGGGACTGCTGGCCTTCAGCCTGCTGCTGGCCACCGCCCAGGCCCTCACCGGCCAGGGGGGCACGCTGGACAGTATCCTGTACGGGGCCCGTGAGATCGGCGGCGCGGTCCTGCTCGGAGTGGCCCTCGGCCTGCCTATGGCCTACCTCACCGGTCGCGTGCGCCCCGGTGAACCCACCCAGGCCGAGGCCCTGGGGCTGGTGCTGCTGGCCGCCGGCATCGCCGAGTGGCTGCAAGTGTCCTACATCCTGACAGCCATGGTGATGGGGCTGACGGTGGCCAACCTTGCCCGGCATCACCAGCGGCCTTTTCGCGCCATCGAGGGTATCGAGTGGCCGTTCCTGATCCTGTTCTTCCTGCTGGCCGGCGCCGCCCTGCATGTGCAGGCGCTGGCCCAGGCGGGACTGCTGGCAGCCGGCTACATCGGCCTGCGGGTGGCCGGCCGGCTCCTTGGCACTCGCCTCGGCGGCCGCCTGAGCGGCGCCGATCCCACCATCCGTCGCTGGATCGGACTGGCACTGCTGCCACAGGCGGGGGTTGCCATCGGCATGGCCCTGCTCGCGAGCCAGCGCTTCCCCGAGTTCAAGGATGTGATCCTGCCGGTGGTCCTCGGCGCCACGGTGTTCTTCGAAGTGACGGGGCCAGTGATGACCCGTTGGACTCTCGCCCGGGTGGGTGATATCGGCCATGGCGCCCGGAAATGA
- a CDS encoding ATP-binding protein, whose product MSESERERQRSVLRERAAEVLQLHPQETPTIATADVQELLHELHVHEVELGLQNEFLREAQMDLAHAHDRYADLYDFAPVGYLTLEEDGAIAEANLTMAMMLHVDRKTLRTSRLSHFLTQDSQDTFYRHCQAVFGGDNREVCEVGLVCGDGQRITVQMESLPFAPGRGRRCRSALMDVTARKQAETALQRLAGTLEDKVAARTAQLERERAFSDSILENQPAPVLVLDDTGAVLRYNRACAAAAGNDFSAYQGTRGWLGLVPAEERPAVERMLARLEGGEAPLSQESRWSHADGTRRLFSWNYDVVSDPDDGSRYIIATGVDITALRAAEQDASRRLAEAARMQRLYTAAELGSALAHELKQPLGAIALFAAAARKQLEEEPLSRDRLIRNLEQIAESAHFGDEVVRRMRDFLRVGCDLEPAPFDLSATVERAAGLLAMRMEAAGFQLRVEPAEGIPPVHGAAVHVEQVLLNLLGNAIEAMDGGGGEIAVAVRRDGEMVRVSVRDGGPGVEAEVAEHLFEALYSTKDQGLGVGLGISRDLVRAYGGQLWVEPRSPGGVFHFTLPVAAGEAPP is encoded by the coding sequence ATGAGCGAGTCGGAAAGGGAGCGGCAGCGTAGCGTGCTGCGTGAACGGGCCGCAGAAGTCTTGCAGTTGCACCCGCAGGAGACGCCCACCATCGCCACGGCGGACGTCCAGGAACTGCTCCATGAGCTGCATGTCCACGAGGTGGAGCTGGGGCTCCAGAATGAGTTTCTGCGCGAGGCCCAGATGGACCTGGCCCACGCCCACGACCGCTATGCCGACCTGTACGATTTTGCGCCCGTGGGCTACCTCACCCTGGAGGAGGATGGCGCCATTGCGGAGGCCAACCTGACCATGGCCATGATGCTGCACGTGGACCGCAAGACCCTGCGGACCAGCAGGTTGAGCCACTTCCTCACGCAGGATTCTCAGGACACCTTTTATCGCCACTGCCAGGCAGTCTTCGGCGGCGACAACCGGGAGGTCTGCGAGGTAGGGCTGGTGTGTGGCGATGGCCAACGGATAACAGTACAGATGGAGAGTTTGCCCTTCGCCCCTGGCCGGGGGCGGCGCTGCCGCTCGGCCCTGATGGACGTCACGGCGCGCAAGCAGGCCGAGACCGCCCTGCAACGGCTCGCCGGCACCCTGGAGGACAAGGTGGCGGCGCGTACCGCCCAACTGGAACGGGAACGGGCCTTCTCCGACTCCATCCTCGAGAACCAGCCGGCGCCGGTGCTGGTGCTGGACGACACGGGAGCCGTGCTGCGCTACAACCGCGCCTGTGCCGCCGCTGCGGGCAACGATTTTAGCGCTTACCAGGGCACCCGCGGATGGCTGGGGCTGGTGCCGGCAGAGGAGCGCCCCGCGGTGGAGCGGATGCTGGCGCGGCTGGAAGGGGGTGAGGCACCCCTGTCCCAGGAAAGCCGCTGGTCCCATGCCGATGGCACGCGGCGTCTCTTCAGTTGGAATTACGACGTGGTTTCCGATCCGGACGACGGCAGCCGTTACATCATCGCCACGGGCGTGGATATCACCGCCCTGCGGGCCGCGGAGCAGGACGCCAGCAGGCGGCTGGCGGAGGCGGCCCGCATGCAAAGGCTGTACACCGCCGCCGAACTCGGTTCGGCCCTGGCCCACGAACTCAAGCAGCCCCTGGGGGCCATCGCCCTGTTCGCGGCCGCCGCCCGCAAGCAGTTGGAAGAAGAACCCCTGTCCCGGGACAGGCTCATCCGCAACCTGGAGCAGATTGCCGAGAGCGCCCACTTCGGGGACGAAGTGGTGCGCCGCATGCGGGATTTCCTGCGCGTGGGCTGCGACCTCGAGCCCGCACCCTTCGACCTCAGCGCCACCGTGGAGCGCGCCGCCGGCCTACTGGCGATGCGCATGGAGGCCGCGGGATTCCAATTACGGGTAGAACCGGCGGAGGGGATCCCCCCGGTCCACGGTGCGGCGGTGCATGTGGAGCAGGTGCTGCTCAACCTCCTCGGCAACGCCATCGAGGCCATGGATGGCGGTGGCGGGGAGATAGCCGTGGCGGTGCGCCGCGATGGGGAGATGGTACGGGTCAGCGTGCGGGATGGCGGACCCGGGGTGGAGGCAGAGGTGGCGGAGCATTTGTTCGAGGCCCTGTACAGCACCAAGGACCAGGGGCTGGGGGTGGGCCTGGGGATCAGCCGCGACCTGGTACGGGCCTATGGCGGGCAGCTGTGGGTGGAGCCCCGCTCACCCGGGGGCGTGTTCCACTTTACGCTGCCGGTGGCGGCCGGGGAGGCCCCGCCGTGA
- a CDS encoding coiled coil domain-containing protein: MESKKAYQERMEAELREWQARIDVLKAKADKAQADQKLEYQEEIESVRAKQQQVRERMKELQDAGADAWQEVKAGLDAAWEDMRSAADRALERFK, from the coding sequence ATGGAGAGCAAAAAGGCCTATCAGGAACGGATGGAGGCCGAGCTGCGTGAGTGGCAGGCCAGGATCGACGTGCTCAAGGCCAAGGCCGACAAGGCACAAGCGGACCAGAAGCTCGAATACCAGGAGGAGATAGAATCCGTGCGGGCCAAACAGCAGCAGGTTCGCGAGCGGATGAAGGAACTCCAGGATGCCGGCGCGGACGCCTGGCAGGAGGTCAAGGCCGGGCTGGATGCCGCCTGGGAAGACATGCGATCCGCCGCCGACCGCGCCTTGGAACGCTTCAAGTGA
- a CDS encoding cation transporting ATPase C-terminal domain-containing protein yields MAGRGQRLLAAARKEAGQRDELTEEDVEKDLVLLGLFGLIDPPRQEAINALVMSQIFYLLNVRVYRQPAYTLEGLFGSRVVLLAMAACAVLQVLFTHLPFMNALFGTAPLDAWAWAQCIAVGVGIFIIVEIEKAIRRHSSMLAAEGLRARGG; encoded by the coding sequence ATGGCCGGGCGTGGCCAGCGGCTGTTGGCCGCGGCGCGCAAGGAGGCCGGCCAGCGTGATGAGCTGACCGAGGAGGACGTCGAAAAGGACCTGGTCCTGCTCGGTCTCTTCGGTCTCATCGATCCCCCGCGCCAGGAGGCCATCAATGCGCTGGTGATGAGCCAGATCTTCTATCTCCTGAACGTGCGGGTCTATCGCCAGCCGGCCTATACCCTCGAGGGCCTGTTCGGCAGCCGGGTCGTGCTTTTGGCGATGGCGGCTTGCGCCGTCCTCCAGGTCCTCTTCACCCATCTCCCCTTCATGAATGCGCTGTTCGGCACCGCTCCCCTCGACGCCTGGGCCTGGGCCCAGTGCATCGCCGTCGGAGTCGGCATCTTCATCATCGTCGAGATCGAAAAGGCCATCCGGCGCCACAGCTCGATGCTGGCGGCAGAAGGCCTGCGCGCCCGGGGTGGTTGA
- a CDS encoding PAS domain S-box protein, whose translation MRKVAPRDAQGPGLPDAAVSAALHLPLLVLAADLSVRYANPAFCELFGVTASEVEGAPLSALAGGPWDSPALRQGLLDASSGEGGGVDQRLAWTHPDAGGRSLRLRARRLEGSDGQLLLTIDDVTEGERLQHELAARHEFAEKLIDSLREAVLVLTSQLRVHTANQPFYTLFEVMPAETVGVYVYELGDGQWAIPSLERLLEEILPAERAFDDYIVEQTFPKVGWRRMSLNARRLDHEPLILLTIRDLTGDVLGQQRLAASEERFRVLVESTSQAVWETDAAGRVVVDSPSWHAFTGQGPEEWHGDGWLEMIHPDDRDHAAAQWRAALAAGRPLDVEYRLRGAGGEWYWSNARATPLGDGQGHIRGWLGMNLDITARKATEAALRKSEARFRVMADGLPLMIWVHDAAGRLEFVNRTYLEFFGTTAADVAGDGWRLLMHPDDGGAYCDALMSCTREEQPFHGEARVRDATGEWRWLESWGSPRFSAGGSFQGMVGTSADITERKGMQQELLDMKAALEERVAERTASLVQERSFRDSILDTASALIVTVDPAGRVVDFNRACEEMTGYDAAGVAAGMAVMDLVPARERQRVRRIHERVWAGEPRVGVEHGWCRRDGTCFPVSWNYTLLRAADGSPQYIIGSGVDFSEQRAAEEQARRHLEEAARLLRMHTVTQVATVVAHELNQPLGAIAMFADSSRALLERAPEERVRLLRNLERISGQALRGGEIIQRLRSLIKQGRIEPQPMDVNIGVRDVCTLLAGKADDFGISIDMELAADLPPLRGWPCISNRWSSI comes from the coding sequence GTGAGGAAGGTGGCCCCCCGGGATGCGCAGGGGCCTGGCCTCCCCGACGCGGCGGTGTCCGCGGCCCTCCATCTGCCACTGCTGGTGCTGGCGGCGGACCTGTCGGTGCGCTATGCCAATCCGGCCTTCTGCGAACTCTTCGGGGTGACCGCGTCGGAGGTTGAGGGGGCCCCCCTGTCCGCGCTGGCCGGTGGGCCCTGGGACTCTCCGGCCCTGCGCCAGGGGCTCCTCGACGCGTCGTCCGGTGAAGGCGGGGGCGTGGATCAGCGCCTGGCGTGGACCCACCCCGACGCGGGCGGGCGCTCCCTGCGGTTGCGCGCGCGGCGCCTGGAGGGCAGTGACGGCCAGCTGTTGTTGACCATCGACGACGTCACCGAGGGCGAGCGCCTGCAGCATGAACTCGCGGCACGCCACGAGTTTGCCGAGAAGCTCATCGACAGCCTGCGCGAGGCGGTGCTCGTGCTGACCTCGCAGTTGCGCGTACACACCGCCAATCAGCCCTTCTATACCCTGTTCGAGGTGATGCCGGCGGAGACCGTCGGTGTCTACGTCTATGAACTCGGCGATGGCCAGTGGGCCATTCCGAGCCTGGAGCGGCTGCTGGAGGAGATCCTGCCGGCGGAGCGCGCCTTCGATGACTACATCGTGGAACAGACCTTCCCGAAGGTGGGATGGCGGCGTATGAGCCTAAACGCCCGCCGCCTGGACCACGAGCCCCTGATCCTGTTGACCATCCGCGACCTCACGGGAGACGTTCTCGGCCAGCAGCGGCTGGCAGCCAGCGAGGAGCGCTTCCGGGTGCTGGTGGAATCCACCTCCCAGGCCGTATGGGAGACGGATGCGGCCGGCCGGGTGGTCGTGGACTCACCCAGTTGGCATGCCTTCACCGGCCAGGGCCCGGAAGAGTGGCATGGTGATGGCTGGCTGGAGATGATACACCCCGACGACCGTGACCACGCCGCCGCCCAGTGGCGCGCGGCCCTGGCCGCGGGCCGGCCGCTGGATGTCGAATATCGGCTGCGTGGTGCGGGCGGGGAGTGGTACTGGAGCAACGCCCGGGCCACGCCGCTGGGGGATGGCCAGGGCCACATCCGTGGCTGGTTGGGCATGAACCTCGATATCACCGCACGCAAGGCGACGGAGGCGGCGCTGCGCAAGAGCGAGGCGCGTTTCCGCGTCATGGCCGATGGCCTGCCCCTCATGATCTGGGTGCATGATGCCGCGGGCCGTCTGGAGTTCGTCAACCGCACCTATCTCGAGTTCTTCGGCACCACCGCCGCCGATGTCGCAGGCGATGGCTGGCGACTCTTGATGCACCCGGACGATGGCGGAGCCTACTGCGATGCCCTCATGTCCTGCACCCGTGAGGAACAGCCCTTCCACGGCGAGGCGCGGGTGCGCGATGCTACCGGCGAGTGGCGCTGGCTGGAGTCCTGGGGCAGTCCGCGCTTCTCCGCCGGCGGCAGCTTCCAGGGCATGGTGGGTACCAGCGCCGATATTACGGAGCGCAAGGGTATGCAGCAGGAACTGCTGGACATGAAGGCCGCGCTGGAGGAGCGGGTGGCCGAGCGTACCGCCTCCTTGGTCCAGGAGCGCAGCTTCCGCGACAGTATCCTCGACACGGCCAGTGCCCTCATCGTCACCGTGGACCCCGCCGGGCGGGTGGTGGATTTCAACCGGGCCTGCGAGGAGATGACGGGCTACGATGCCGCCGGGGTGGCGGCGGGCATGGCGGTGATGGATCTGGTGCCGGCCCGTGAACGCCAGCGGGTGCGGCGCATCCATGAGCGGGTATGGGCCGGGGAGCCGCGGGTCGGCGTGGAGCACGGCTGGTGTCGGCGGGACGGCACCTGCTTCCCCGTGAGCTGGAACTATACCCTGCTGAGGGCTGCCGACGGCAGCCCGCAATACATCATCGGCAGCGGCGTTGACTTCAGCGAGCAGCGTGCCGCCGAGGAGCAGGCACGCCGCCACCTCGAGGAGGCGGCGCGCCTGCTGCGCATGCACACCGTCACCCAGGTGGCCACGGTGGTGGCCCACGAACTCAATCAGCCCCTCGGCGCCATAGCCATGTTCGCCGATTCCAGCCGCGCGCTGCTGGAGCGGGCGCCGGAGGAACGGGTGCGCCTGTTGAGGAACCTCGAGCGCATCAGCGGCCAGGCGCTGCGCGGGGGCGAGATCATCCAGCGTTTGCGCTCCTTAATTAAGCAGGGCAGGATCGAACCCCAGCCGATGGACGTCAACATCGGGGTGCGTGACGTCTGCACCCTGCTCGCGGGCAAGGCCGATGACTTCGGTATAAGCATCGATATGGAACTGGCGGCGGATCTGCCGCCGCTGCGGGGGTGGCCGTGCATATCGAACAGGTGGTCTTCAATCTAA
- a CDS encoding DUF72 domain-containing protein, whose product MNDGHPAIVVGTSGWSYDHWRGPFFPRDLPKTEYLAYYGARFPGVEINNSFYQLPAAHTLENWREKVPDGFVFTAKASRYVTHMKKLKDPGHGLTTFLERITVLGDRLGPILFQLPPHWRFDAARLDAFLEALGSNLPLDRDFEYAFELRDHSWLNDHTYELLSRHGAALCIYDLAGFTSPKEVTADFIYVRLHGPGGPYRGCYDTATLAGWAGAFHSWAAAGCRVYCFFDNDEAGYAAANAARLLDMVS is encoded by the coding sequence GTGAACGACGGCCACCCCGCCATCGTGGTCGGCACCTCCGGCTGGTCTTACGACCACTGGCGCGGCCCCTTCTTCCCGCGCGACCTGCCCAAGACGGAGTACCTGGCCTACTACGGTGCCCGCTTTCCCGGCGTCGAGATCAATAACTCCTTCTACCAACTGCCGGCGGCCCATACCCTGGAAAACTGGCGGGAGAAGGTACCCGACGGCTTCGTCTTCACGGCCAAAGCCAGTCGCTACGTCACCCACATGAAGAAGCTCAAGGATCCCGGCCATGGCCTCACCACCTTTCTGGAACGGATAACCGTGCTGGGGGACCGGCTGGGTCCCATTCTGTTCCAACTGCCGCCCCACTGGCGCTTCGACGCCGCGCGTCTCGATGCCTTCCTCGAGGCCCTCGGCAGCAATCTCCCCCTCGATAGGGATTTTGAATATGCCTTCGAACTGCGCGACCACAGCTGGCTGAATGACCATACCTACGAGCTGCTGTCACGCCATGGCGCGGCCTTGTGCATCTACGACCTGGCCGGTTTCACCTCCCCCAAAGAGGTGACCGCGGATTTTATCTACGTACGCCTGCACGGCCCCGGCGGCCCCTACCGAGGGTGCTATGACACCGCCACCCTCGCCGGTTGGGCCGGTGCCTTCCACAGCTGGGCAGCGGCCGGATGCAGGGTCTACTGTTTCTTCGACAACGACGAGGCCGGTTACGCCGCCGCCAATGCGGCCCGGCTCCTGGACATGGTGTCCTGA
- a CDS encoding DUF2934 domain-containing protein: MMKTQIPSPPPADAVAVSDSQSPSTADERQRDIATAAYYRSKARHQVPGFVPGNELEDWLEAERDMEALWAGRR; the protein is encoded by the coding sequence ATGATGAAGACGCAAATTCCGAGTCCGCCGCCGGCCGATGCGGTGGCGGTGTCCGACAGTCAAAGCCCGAGTACGGCGGATGAGCGCCAACGCGACATCGCCACCGCCGCCTATTACCGCAGCAAGGCCCGTCATCAGGTTCCCGGCTTTGTTCCCGGCAACGAACTCGAGGACTGGCTCGAGGCGGAACGCGACATGGAAGCCCTGTGGGCCGGCAGGCGATGA
- a CDS encoding ATP-binding protein, which yields MHIEQVVFNLINNAIEAIHDAAMEGGHIEVETACDGAMGRVSVRDSGPGIDVAAADTLFDPLTGTKGYGLGVGLAVSRSLMESQGGRLWVEPRRPGGAFHFTLPLAP from the coding sequence GTGCATATCGAACAGGTGGTCTTCAATCTAATCAACAATGCCATAGAGGCAATCCACGATGCCGCGATGGAGGGTGGCCACATCGAGGTCGAAACGGCCTGTGACGGCGCCATGGGACGGGTGAGCGTGCGCGATTCCGGTCCCGGCATCGACGTTGCGGCGGCCGACACGCTGTTCGACCCCCTCACCGGCACCAAGGGCTACGGCCTCGGCGTGGGGCTGGCGGTGAGCCGCAGCCTCATGGAGTCCCAGGGCGGGCGGCTGTGGGTGGAGCCCCGAAGGCCGGGAGGGGCCTTCCATTTCACCCTGCCCCTGGCGCCATGA
- a CDS encoding cation-transporting P-type ATPase: protein MGSEEMKERPWHAMAVEEAVAILESDAEKGLRNEAVEERRARSGKNRLTPRSRRTALGRFFSQFKNLFIYLLLAATVVTALLGQWLDSGVIFGVVLIIVIIGFISEPRRWPGVASGCWPRRARRPASVMS from the coding sequence ATGGGCAGCGAAGAGATGAAAGAGCGGCCCTGGCATGCCATGGCGGTGGAAGAGGCCGTGGCCATCCTGGAGTCGGATGCCGAGAAGGGCCTCAGGAACGAGGCGGTCGAGGAGCGGCGGGCGAGATCCGGCAAGAATCGGCTGACACCTCGTTCCCGGCGCACGGCGCTCGGGCGTTTCTTCAGCCAGTTCAAAAATCTCTTCATCTACCTGTTGCTGGCGGCCACCGTGGTCACGGCGCTGCTCGGCCAATGGCTCGACAGCGGGGTGATCTTCGGCGTCGTGCTGATCATCGTCATCATCGGCTTCATTAGCGAGCCGAGGAGATGGCCGGGCGTGGCCAGCGGCTGTTGGCCGCGGCGCGCAAGGAGGCCGGCCAGCGTGATGAGCTGA
- a CDS encoding Crp/Fnr family transcriptional regulator, whose protein sequence is MYEPTPAMDAADRQTISPAVRAGADGDAPWPRTALAASHRRTFQSQDLIYHQGGAVQGVYLIRSGMVKLLSYLPHGRARIVRLHVPGDSLGLEGLLGQPYIHTAMATGSVEVECLSMPVLRRLQHEDPGVLMGVLRQWHEYLAQADRWIADFSTGGIKPRLARLLKFLAEVEYGSPADQVKLLSGPEMADILGVTPESISRVLAGFKRSQMLQKCHGLRREIYRVDNGKLQEAACQ, encoded by the coding sequence ATGTATGAACCGACCCCGGCGATGGATGCCGCAGACCGTCAGACGATATCGCCCGCAGTACGCGCAGGCGCCGATGGCGACGCCCCCTGGCCTCGAACGGCCCTGGCCGCCAGCCATCGTCGCACCTTCCAGTCGCAGGATCTCATCTATCATCAGGGCGGTGCCGTCCAGGGCGTCTACCTGATCCGCAGTGGCATGGTGAAGCTGCTGAGCTACCTGCCCCACGGCCGGGCCCGCATCGTGCGCTTGCACGTCCCGGGGGACAGCCTTGGTCTGGAGGGGCTGCTGGGCCAGCCCTATATCCACACCGCCATGGCGACCGGAAGCGTGGAGGTCGAGTGTCTCTCCATGCCGGTATTGCGGCGGCTTCAACACGAGGACCCCGGTGTGCTGATGGGGGTGCTGCGTCAGTGGCATGAATACCTGGCCCAGGCCGACCGCTGGATCGCCGATTTTTCCACCGGCGGCATCAAGCCCCGCCTGGCGCGGCTGCTGAAGTTCCTCGCCGAGGTCGAGTACGGCTCTCCCGCCGATCAGGTGAAGCTGCTTTCCGGCCCGGAGATGGCGGATATTCTCGGCGTGACTCCCGAGAGCATCAGCCGCGTCCTCGCCGGCTTCAAACGCAGCCAGATGCTGCAGAAGTGCCATGGCCTGCGGCGGGAAATCTATCGTGTCGATAACGGCAAGTTGCAGGAGGCGGCCTGCCAGTAG
- a CDS encoding type 1 glutamine amidotransferase domain-containing protein, with the protein MAKVAMAVGEGFEDVELETPRSRLVEAGHDVTLLGVERGATVHGKRGRAAVTIDHRADEVSAADFDALVIPGGYGPDHLRLDTALVAFVREFHASGRPVAAICHGPQLLIEAGVVEGRTMTSWPSVRTDLVNAGARWVDEPVVEDGNLITSRKPDDLEAFCTALLRRL; encoded by the coding sequence ATGGCAAAAGTGGCAATGGCAGTGGGAGAGGGCTTCGAGGACGTGGAGCTGGAGACGCCGCGGTCGCGACTGGTGGAGGCCGGCCATGACGTGACCCTGCTCGGTGTGGAGCGTGGCGCCACGGTCCATGGCAAGCGTGGCCGGGCGGCGGTGACCATCGATCATCGTGCCGACGAGGTGAGTGCAGCAGACTTCGACGCCCTGGTGATCCCCGGTGGTTACGGCCCCGACCATCTGCGCCTGGACACGGCCCTGGTGGCCTTCGTGCGTGAGTTCCACGCCAGCGGACGGCCGGTCGCCGCCATCTGCCATGGGCCGCAGTTGCTCATCGAGGCGGGCGTAGTGGAAGGCCGGACCATGACATCCTGGCCCTCGGTGCGCACGGATCTGGTCAACGCCGGCGCCCGCTGGGTCGATGAGCCGGTGGTGGAGGACGGGAACCTCATCACCTCCCGCAAGCCGGACGATCTCGAGGCCTTCTGCACCGCGCTTCTACGGCGGCTTTAG
- a CDS encoding response regulator yields the protein MNPADATGAGRPTVFVVDDDEPMREALEQYLESAGFTTLCFADGPTFLAAVDDGAAGCALLDVAMPGMSGHEVHSALKAREVGLTVMFLTGHGDVPGAVNAVRNGAVDFLEKPVRAQDLLEAVTKALEVDEVRRQARAYAEDVRHRYGRLSPREREIMVLVVDGLTNKEIARSLGLSPRTVEAHRTHVMNKMAADGLTDLVRMAACCRAAEPPPA from the coding sequence ATGAATCCCGCCGACGCCACCGGGGCCGGCCGGCCCACGGTATTCGTCGTCGACGACGACGAGCCCATGCGCGAGGCCCTGGAGCAGTACCTTGAGAGTGCCGGGTTCACCACCCTCTGCTTCGCCGATGGCCCCACCTTCCTGGCGGCGGTGGATGACGGTGCGGCGGGCTGTGCCCTGCTGGACGTGGCCATGCCGGGTATGAGTGGTCACGAGGTCCACAGTGCCCTCAAGGCACGGGAGGTGGGCCTCACGGTGATGTTCCTCACCGGCCATGGCGACGTGCCGGGGGCCGTGAACGCGGTGCGTAACGGTGCCGTGGACTTCCTGGAGAAACCGGTGAGGGCGCAGGACCTGCTCGAAGCGGTAACCAAGGCCCTGGAGGTGGATGAGGTACGCCGCCAGGCACGGGCCTACGCCGAGGATGTCCGCCACCGCTACGGCCGCCTCAGCCCGCGGGAGCGCGAGATCATGGTGCTGGTGGTGGATGGCCTGACGAACAAGGAGATCGCCCGCAGCCTGGGCCTCAGCCCGCGTACCGTGGAGGCCCATCGCACCCACGTCATGAACAAGATGGCGGCGGACGGCCTGACCGACCTGGTGCGCATGGCGGCCTGCTGCAGAGCGGCGGAGCCGCCGCCCGCCTGA